From one Deltaproteobacteria bacterium genomic stretch:
- a CDS encoding DUF2513 domain-containing protein, whose translation MKRDPELLRALLVEMESSYSPTTVVTIDRSAEDWHHFQLLCDEGLVDEIGQATFRLTSSGHDFLDAIRDESRWQKVMGRVQQTGGDWTLGILKELALQFLKETVLRG comes from the coding sequence GTGAAACGTGATCCAGAGCTGTTGAGAGCGCTACTCGTCGAAATGGAAAGTTCGTACTCCCCCACTACAGTGGTGACAATTGATAGAAGTGCGGAGGATTGGCATCACTTCCAACTGCTATGCGACGAAGGGCTTGTGGATGAGATTGGTCAGGCCACTTTTCGCCTGACGAGTTCCGGCCATGACTTCCTTGACGCCATTCGTGACGAATCACGATGGCAAAAAGTGATGGGCCGTGTCCAGCAAACTGGAGGGGACTGGACCTTGGGTATACTCAAGGAATTAGCCCTTCAGTTTCTCAAGGAGACCGTGCTTCGGGGGTAG